One Campylobacter concisus DNA segment encodes these proteins:
- the dnaN gene encoding DNA polymerase III subunit beta, producing the protein MKVLINKNMLESIVTNTNPYLEKRDLSAITSHIYISAKDGVLNIKATDHEIGLAYKLSNAKIVDEGYATANGKKLLDIIKSLKDEEVTLETVNNYLYIKQKNSKYKLPMYKFEDFPEFPTIEGKAKFDIDAIMLGRSLKKILPCIDSNNPKFELNGALLDIKQNYINIVGTDTKRLAVFKFANEASNEFSLIIPKKAINEIQKLFFDKIEIYYDENVLIAQSQNFEFFTKLINGKFPDYERVIPKDIAIRFELSRDKMVEGIKTISMLSDQMKITFSKESITFESIIEDNSEAKTMIEFQTGLEEDISINVKNRNLIDFLQSIEDEKFEFGFKDKNLPFVVSSKELLTVISPLNI; encoded by the coding sequence ATGAAGGTTTTAATAAACAAAAACATGCTTGAGAGCATAGTAACAAACACTAATCCATATCTCGAAAAAAGAGATCTTAGTGCTATAACTTCTCACATCTATATCTCTGCAAAAGATGGAGTTTTAAACATAAAAGCAACTGATCACGAGATAGGACTAGCATATAAACTAAGCAACGCAAAGATAGTTGATGAGGGCTATGCGACTGCAAATGGTAAAAAGCTACTTGACATCATAAAAAGTCTAAAAGATGAAGAGGTAACGCTTGAAACTGTTAATAACTATCTTTACATCAAGCAAAAAAACTCAAAATACAAACTTCCTATGTATAAATTTGAAGACTTCCCAGAGTTTCCAACGATAGAAGGCAAGGCTAAATTTGACATAGACGCCATAATGCTAGGCAGAAGCTTAAAGAAAATTTTGCCGTGCATCGATAGCAACAACCCTAAATTTGAGCTAAACGGCGCTTTACTAGACATAAAACAAAACTATATAAATATAGTCGGTACTGATACAAAAAGGCTAGCTGTATTTAAATTTGCAAATGAAGCGAGCAATGAGTTTTCACTGATCATCCCTAAAAAAGCGATAAATGAAATTCAAAAGCTATTTTTCGACAAGATAGAAATTTACTATGACGAAAACGTCCTCATCGCTCAAAGCCAAAATTTTGAGTTTTTCACAAAACTGATAAACGGCAAATTCCCTGACTATGAGCGCGTTATACCAAAAGATATTGCTATAAGATTTGAGCTAAGCAGAGATAAGATGGTTGAAGGCATCAAAACTATCTCGATGCTAAGCGATCAGATGAAGATAACTTTTTCAAAAGAGAGCATCACGTTTGAGAGCATCATAGAGGACAACTCTGAAGCCAAAACGATGATAGAGTTTCAAACTGGGCTTGAAGAAGATATCAGCATAAATGTAAAAAATAGAAATTTAATAGACTTCTTACAAAGCATAGAAGATGAGAAATTTGAGTTTGGATTTAAAGATAAAAATTTACCTTTCGTTGTTAGCTCAAAAGAGCTTCTAACGGTTATAAGTCCATTAAATATATAA
- the dnaA gene encoding chromosomal replication initiator protein DnaA, with translation MLADEILELLQTKISANEFDCYIKQLKFNEKASNEDFIVFNATSELMAKFIKTRYAEKIAYLYEVKTGKKPEVEITSQTKLKNIKQNQVNVKQIKAQSSILNPGYTFENFVCGDSNQFAFLNAKAVADKPGVLYNPLFIYGTTGLGKTHLLQSVGNYCLDQGKVVICVTSDQFMIDFTTHLNSHSMTKFREKYRNCDVLLIDDVQFLGKTDKIQEEFFNTFNELIAKKGQIVMTSDRPAKILKGFDERLKSRFEQSIMADITPPELDTKIAIIIKKCEFDKIYLNKEVIDYIATNMGDNIREIEGAIINLNAYASLMRVEITLEFAKNTLKDLIKEKHENINLETIIEIVSKELNIKPSDIKSKSRVQNIVEARRIIIYLAKMLTTNSMPQIANYFGMKDHSAVSHNIKKINELMESNEIFNLRVTEIKNKILTKG, from the coding sequence TTGCTAGCAGACGAGATTTTAGAGCTTTTACAGACAAAAATATCAGCTAATGAATTTGACTGCTACATCAAACAATTAAAATTTAACGAAAAGGCTTCAAACGAAGATTTTATAGTTTTTAACGCCACGAGTGAATTAATGGCTAAATTTATAAAAACTAGATATGCAGAAAAGATCGCCTACCTTTATGAAGTAAAAACCGGCAAAAAGCCAGAAGTCGAGATAACTAGCCAAACAAAGCTAAAAAACATAAAACAAAACCAAGTAAATGTAAAGCAGATCAAGGCGCAAAGCAGCATCTTAAACCCTGGATATACATTTGAAAATTTTGTCTGTGGCGACTCAAATCAGTTTGCTTTTTTAAACGCAAAAGCAGTTGCGGACAAGCCTGGCGTGCTTTACAACCCACTTTTTATATACGGCACAACTGGTCTTGGCAAGACGCACTTGCTTCAGTCAGTTGGCAACTACTGCTTAGATCAAGGCAAAGTAGTCATCTGCGTGACGAGCGATCAGTTTATGATTGATTTTACCACGCATCTAAATAGCCACTCGATGACTAAATTTCGTGAAAAGTACCGAAACTGCGATGTTTTACTAATAGACGACGTGCAGTTTCTTGGCAAGACGGATAAAATTCAAGAGGAGTTTTTCAACACCTTTAACGAGCTCATCGCCAAAAAAGGTCAGATCGTCATGACCTCAGACCGCCCAGCAAAGATACTAAAAGGCTTTGATGAGAGGCTAAAGTCTAGGTTTGAGCAAAGCATAATGGCTGATATCACGCCACCTGAGCTTGATACAAAGATAGCTATCATCATCAAAAAATGTGAATTTGACAAAATTTATCTAAACAAAGAAGTGATCGACTACATCGCTACAAACATGGGCGATAATATCCGTGAGATCGAGGGCGCTATCATAAATTTAAACGCCTATGCAAGCTTGATGAGAGTTGAGATAACACTTGAATTTGCTAAAAACACACTAAAAGATCTCATCAAAGAGAAGCACGAAAATATAAATTTAGAGACCATTATAGAGATCGTTAGCAAAGAGCTAAATATCAAGCCAAGCGACATAAAAAGCAAGTCAAGAGTGCAAAACATCGTCGAGGCTAGACGCATCATCATCTACCTTGCAAAGATGCTTACAACAAATTCAATGCCACAAATCGCAAACTATTTTGGTATGAAAGACCATAGCGCCGTTAGTCACAATATAAAAAAGATAAACGAGCTCATGGAGAGCAACGAAATTTTCAACCTCAGAGTGACTGAGATAAAGAACAAAATTTTAACAAAAGGATAA